DNA from Triticum aestivum cultivar Chinese Spring chromosome 7D, IWGSC CS RefSeq v2.1, whole genome shotgun sequence:
GGACGAGCTTTGTGTGGTATTTTGCTATGCATATCACCTTGAAGTGTTCCTCCTCGCCGTCCTCGCTGGTGTTGGGAGCGAGCACAGGCTCGAATTCCCGAAGGTAATCTTGCGGCTGGACGGCGAGCTCCTCGGGTATGGTTGGAAGCAGCACGGATCTGCTGGACAGGGGGTCACAGACGGCGAGGTGGAACTCGGCAGCGTTGCACCGCTCCCGTTCAGTCCAGGTGGGGCGGTCACGCGGGGCGAGCTCACCGAAATCCATGAGGATGCTTACTTCGTAGCCGTCTTCCATGTAGCAGCATATGCGCATGGCGCGTGGGTGGAGGGAGACCCAATCGAGGAGGACGCGGCCGTCGCGGACGTCGCGGGGGCGCCAGCGGGGGCCTTCCCCATCGGCTTGGACACCTCGCGGGATGTAGGAGGCAGAAGAAACGACGGCCGGGACGAAGGAGAAATCGGCGGCGCAGGGGGCGAGGGCGCCGGTGAGCGGAGCGGAGGGGTGCGGCGCCTGGGCGGGGTGGAATCCGGCTGCGTCCATGAAGCCGAGGAGGGGAGGCCGGTGCAGCGCGCGGAAGCGGCGGCGGAAGGCGCGGCCTTTGATGACGCGACGGAAGGAGGTgcaggcggcggaggcgcgggcgaCCGCGTCCGGGGTGGGCAGGCGGAGGAAGATCTCCTCCAGGAGGTCGTCGGGGATGGGGATGGagaccagcggcggcggcggcgacgccatGGCGGCCGCGGTGGAGAAAGGGGATCGAGGGTTTGGGATGCTGGGAGCGACGAGTGAGCGAGTGGGGAGTGTGGGCTGTACGACACCTCCTACGAAGCCAGGAAAATTGTACTAGTTTAGTAAATCTTCAAAACATTTGAAATGAAATTGTACTAGTTTTCTTTTTGCGAAATAATGAAATTGTAATTTAAAGCCTCCTTTTTACAttaaaaaaactcatttcaagTTTGTTTACACACTATATCTCCGCTAAAGTGAAATCTCATTAAAAATATACTTACACATTTGAACTGTAAAGTGTAGTTTAAAGCCTCATAATTAATTCTCGGCTCCATAAAAGTTAGTTTGACATAAAACATTCCGTTACGGGCGGAACCCTAAATCGTAATGTCGCCTCCACTCCTACCCCCACCACTCCCCTTGTCGCCAAATGGGACGATATTGGGCTAAGACCCTGCGGCGGGGCTTTTTTCCGTTCCCGTCAGCGGGAGCTTGTGGTGGGGGAGGCTTGACCCCCTTTGGTTGCACGGTGCGGCGTCCTCTGGTGACTCGACGGCTTCCCTAGTAGCGGTTTTGGTGGGTGGTTGCTTTTGCGTCCGTCTACTTGGAGTTGCAGTATCGGCAGCCTACAAGGGCCTCGACCTGATGTGCTCGCTAACGTGTTGAGCTCGCCATCACGCATCAACATCATGTCAGCCTTTGGTGGTGGTTTCTGCGGTAGCGTAGCCATAGTGAGATGGTAAATCCGACTGAGTTCCGGCTAGATCCTGCTTATTAGCAGATGACATGCACCGGTGCCTCCGTTAGCTACCTGGCGGTGGGTGGTCTACGATGCTGCCCGCTGCTGTTGCTGGCGTTCAGGTGCAAAGGTGGTCTCTCTATGGTGATGGTATGGTCATCACGTAGGGTTGTGCGGGCCAACGTTGGACAGATGCGTGAGGTTGGTAGTCGAGATTCTCTAGGAGAAAGCCCGCCTGGATCTTATCGGCGGTAGTGGTGGTGGCCGCCAGGTTCGCTATTGGAAGTGCATTTATTCCTGAATGgtgttttggtgtgatgacaatatgGTTAATAAAACTAATGATGGTTGCTAAAGTTTATATCAGTTCCTTGGTTCCTCGAAGGTTATTTTGAAGGAGATGGTTGCCCCCCCTCTTCATAAAAAGGAAAAGGCGCCGTTCATCAACAACACATAGTTAAGAGGGGTCGAGATGCTTGAATGAAGAGTATAAGATCTTGCTAAACTTGTACACCATGAACCCTATACCTACCACCTGAAAATATCTACAAAACCCATCACCTAAGTGTCCATGATCAACCTACCCAGTTCCCACGTGGTCCAGCGTTCGCTCTCTGGACACCCGGTGCACATGGTCCTCCTGTACACATGTGTGCACGGGGCAAAATAAAGTGCATTTCATTTTCACTGGTACAAATGGAGCACTTGTAGCAGGGTTGTTTGACTAGTGAAAAAAAGGAATTATCATCTAAAAAGTTAAGGGATTAAAGACAGTATTTATTATCGGCTTTAGAGTTATAGCAATATCAAATGAGATTAAACTACCGATGAGAGATTGTAACTAGCACCGAGGTTCCAATGTTTCAAATGTAACTGTCAACCAAGTTACTTGTTTGACATATAAGTTGGTCCAAGGATAATTTTTCAAATGCTAGCTTGATTTAGAATTTTAAAATACAAGATAATTTTTATTTGAAttcatggtcaatattttttccaTACACacttttaacattttcaaatggtTGGTTAATATTTTTAATAtacggtcaacattttttctatacacattcaacaatttcaaatgcttgattaacattttatcAAATACAATtctaatttttttaatacatggtcaacatttttttatacacacttaacattttcaaatgcttgattaacattttcagaTACAATATAAAAAAATTTAAAATTCTtgagtaacatttttttaaatgcatggtcaacatttttcacaCATTGTACTTTTTGTGTGTATATTTcttgtatacatgagaaacattttctctatacgCATTTAATAATTTTCAATTGCCTtgttaacattttttaaatcttTTACGTAAAGTATTATTTGTAATATgtttatttagaatatttggaagtacaaataaacaaaaatataaaAGGAAAGCAAAAAAAAATGTTTAAAAACAAGAAACGAGGCTATGGCCTCCCGCGCGCCTGGGCCGACCATCTCGCGCCTCTTCAGGTGAAGCTTCCCTCCTCGGTCTCGCTAGAATCTAGGTATAGCATCTAAAAAAAAGCAGCGGATGTCTGAGTTTGTGTCTTTCTGTCAGGCGGAGGACCTTGCCAATCTGATCAAGCTTTATGTGCGCAAGGTTTTCAACTTGCTGGACGCATCACTCTTCGTCTATCTCCAGGGCTCCGACACGGTATACTTGCTGCTTTATGTCGACAACCTCATCCTGCCAGCATGTATGGCTGGTCTTCTCAGTCAGCTCACTGCCCGTCTCCgtgctgagttcgccatcaaggacttggatcctttgcactacttcctcagTGTTGAGGTGGTGCGACGTCCGGATGGCTTCTTTCTTCACcagcggaagtacgctcatgagctcctgGATCATGCtggtatgcttaactgcaagcccgtcgctacacctgttgatacgaaggccaaacTCTCTGTCACGGATGGTTCTCCTACTTCGGATGCTGCCTTTTACCGGTCTATTGTTGGATCTCTTCAGTACCTCATTCCgactcgaccggagatccagtatgccGTCCAGCAAATGGGTCTCCACATGCATGCTCCTCAGGACATTCATTGAGCCGctgtcaagcggattctccg
Protein-coding regions in this window:
- the LOC123165918 gene encoding uncharacterized protein, producing the protein MASPPPPLVSIPIPDDLLEEIFLRLPTPDAVARASAACTSFRRVIKGRAFRRRFRALHRPPLLGFMDAAGFHPAQAPHPSAPLTGALAPCAADFSFVPAVVSSASYIPRGVQADGEGPRWRPRDVRDGRVLLDWVSLHPRAMRICCYMEDGYEVSILMDFGELAPRDRPTWTERERCNAAEFHLAVCDPLSSRSVLLPTIPEELAVQPQDYLREFEPVLAPNTSEDGEEEHFKVICIAKYHTKLVLFVFPSTTMQWSMVEPPISPSLEHMSCFDCVRGCFYWTEPYRWSDHLMVLDTRTMRFSTVDLLTGYHMELRGLPDQSFDRRRPNAVVLGREGTLEMFSLVRQHGSFALYHTSLQNNSQEWKLEKVIQLPRQYHDYSISTVGAAEGFLFFRGTLEDIPVENVNVDCYSMEVNTYGITKVCTKTEKYFNRTCTLPYFSFPPLLSEPTI